The Calorimonas adulescens genomic sequence TCCTCCATCAGCTATGGGTATTTTTACTATATCAAAACTTCCGGATCTTTTAAGTCCCTCTTCTATGGCGTTGCATACCTGTTTTGATGTAAGGCTCCCCTTATATGAATCCGGTGAAATGATGACCCTCATAACCTTCTATGCCGCCTTCCTATAGTCTATTTCTGATACCTTTACTATTCGACACTACAATAAAAAATCCTTCATAAAAAATAAGGATAGGCTGTTTACCTATCCCTATAAACTCTAACTGATGCTTATTTCATTTGATATGAGTGCCTCTAAATCATCTTTTACGTGGTCAATGTCATATTCATATTTTATAATATCGCCATTTTTTATAAGCACCACACATGGACTCTTTTCGCACTTAAGCCTTTTTAATGGCATGTTGGACTTATAAATATCTAATCGGCAGAGTTTTATCCTACCCTCAAACTTTTTTTCCAGCCTTTCAAGATTAATGAGATATTCTCTGTCACTACTTTCCACTGCATTATATACATATGCCATCACCGGTATATTCTGGCCAAATACCTCTTTTTCAAAGTAATCGGTCTCTTCAATATATTTTTCCACCATAACACCCGCTGTTGCACCATCACCTACAGATGTCGCCACCTGCCTTAAAAATTTATCCCTTACATCCCCCACGGCATAAATCCCTTCTACATTTGTCTCCATGAGTTCATTTGTCTTTATATAGCCTTTGTCAGTCATATCGATTATTCCCTTGAAGATTTCCGTATTGGGAACATAGCCTATAAAAAGAAAACACCCATCGACCTTTACAGGTATCAGTTCTCCTGTCTTTAGATTTTTGAGTACAACCTTATCAAGTCGTTCTTCTCCTTCAAAAGAGTCTACCACCGTATTCCAGTAAAATTTCATCTTTCCATTTTTCAATGCCTTCTCCTGGGCCACCTTATTTGCGTCCATTATCCCTTCATCATGTATAACCGATACATTTACCTGTCTGGCAAACTTTGTAAGGAACATACCCTCCTCTATGGCTGCGTCCCCACTGCCTATGACCATGACATCCTTATCTGTATAGTATGCTGCATCACATGTGGCACAGAATGAAATTCCCTTGTCATAAAGATACTTTTCCTCGTTTCTGGCCCCCGTAAGCCTTGGTTTCCCGCCAGTAGCGATCACAACTGCTTTAGCGTAATAATCGGTCCTGAATGTTGATACAACCTTATATCTATCCTCCAACCTCAATTCTCTCACATCGGTCAATTTTATGTCTACACCAAATTTTTTAACCTGCTTGTCAAAGAGTTTCATAAGGTCATTCCCACTTATGGATTCAGGAAACCCTGGATAGTTTTCTATTTCACTGGTATAGGTGGCCAGGCCTCCCATAAGTGATTTTTCAATAAGCAGGGTTTTCAGTCTTGCCCTGCCGCAGTATATGGCAGACGTCATGCCAGCCGGGCCGCCTCCGATAACCACCACATCATAAAATTCCTTCTTTTTCTCCATGTATTACACCCCCACAAAATATTAAAAAGGAAAGGTGGATATCCCACCTTTAAGTCATAAAATAGCGGACAAGCAGTTTACTTCCTATCCATGCTCCTAAGAATATAAAAACAGCGTATATCCATCCATGTAAAGACATT encodes the following:
- a CDS encoding NAD(P)/FAD-dependent oxidoreductase encodes the protein MEKKKEFYDVVVIGGGPAGMTSAIYCGRARLKTLLIEKSLMGGLATYTSEIENYPGFPESISGNDLMKLFDKQVKKFGVDIKLTDVRELRLEDRYKVVSTFRTDYYAKAVVIATGGKPRLTGARNEEKYLYDKGISFCATCDAAYYTDKDVMVIGSGDAAIEEGMFLTKFARQVNVSVIHDEGIMDANKVAQEKALKNGKMKFYWNTVVDSFEGEERLDKVVLKNLKTGELIPVKVDGCFLFIGYVPNTEIFKGIIDMTDKGYIKTNELMETNVEGIYAVGDVRDKFLRQVATSVGDGATAGVMVEKYIEETDYFEKEVFGQNIPVMAYVYNAVESSDREYLINLERLEKKFEGRIKLCRLDIYKSNMPLKRLKCEKSPCVVLIKNGDIIKYEYDIDHVKDDLEALISNEISIS